In the Telopea speciosissima isolate NSW1024214 ecotype Mountain lineage chromosome 6, Tspe_v1, whole genome shotgun sequence genome, AGTAAATTTGGACTTgataaaaatagtaaatcaCAATTCACTAAAGCTATTAACATTTATAATAATTAGTAATTTAAAAAACGTATTTCCTAAGAACATTATATTAatatcaaatcctaaatatcccCTAAAAAAATGTAGTGTTAATCCTGTGAAATGATAGTCATCCCCAATGTTGACAACTGATAATAGCCAATCAATGAGTCTAAAATAATTGAATCCTTGGTTGCCTTGGGCGCCTTGGCGGGTGCCTGGTCCgtcttgttggtgtcgccttgcttttggaccctctccaacaccttggtcgccttgccaccttgataactatgctttgCATGGTGAGGAAGTTTCTTTTAAACTGTGATTGAATGTTTCACAGACCTGGAAAGGCTCCTTAGAGAGGGTCTGTTTGACGCCAAATGGTCCAAACTGCTAATTAGCAAAACGAAACCTGGCCTCttcctatttttttgggggggggggaggggggtttggGTAGGGATGTTAACCTCACCTTAAACCAGTGCAACATCAAAAactctacaacaacaacaacaactcagtcttatcccaactaaatggggctggctacatggatcctttccctccaatgagctctatttgaggtcatacttgatacaaggcctaagctatgcatgttttttctcaccacttctcctaaggtcattttaggtttgcccctagctcttttagttccttcaatctgaatcaaatcacttttccatactggagcatctaaaggcctctgttgaacaagGCCATGTCACcttaaacgactttctcgtagcttatcatgtatagGAGCTACTTCCAAAccaactctaatatgatcattccttactttatccttcatagttttgccactcatccatctcaacatcctcatctccactacactgagtttatctatatgatgcttcttaactacccaacattctgcaccatacatcatagccggtcgtgtGACTGTTCTATaacattttcctttaagttttaaaggaatacatcaatcacacaacactccgaacgcacctctccacttcatccatccttttttaattctctgtgaaacatcatcctctatatcaccttctttatttatgattgagccaagatACCTGAATAATCACTTTGCGAAATCTCCCTTTCATCagttttcaccacctcattatccctcctagtgtaaccaaagttacacaccatttACTCCGccatcatcagcaaaaagcatacaccaaggaacctcatgaatatatatatatacaccttTGCCCCCATGAACAGTAATGTTTGAGAAGGACAAGAAGAtatggaagagaaggaaggaggaaaaCCTACCTAGTGTTTCATGATTCtataattctctgtgaaacatcatcctctatatcaccttctttatttatgattgagccaagatacctaaataatcactttgcggaatctcccttTCATCagttttcaccacctcattatccctcctagtgtaaccaaagttacacaccatatactccgtcttcatcagaaaaaagcatacaccaaggaaccgcatgaaaagatatatatatgtatacctTTGCACCCTTATGAAAAGATAATGCATCTCATGTGCTGTTTGTGAAATTGATATCTAAATCACATTCAAACCCAGTAGAGGAGACAGCCATATGATGTGGTTGTGCTAATAGTTAATGAATCTAAAAACTAAATGTGTTTTTAAACCGCCATGGCACATTGTGCTCTGACTATGTAATTCCCTATTATAAACTTTTctaccttttgcttgccctgaTTTCAATTGTTCCAAAAGTCTTGGTTCAAATCTACAGGACCTCTGAATAATGATGATTGACAAGATTCTCCAGAATGCTGAATAGTTCAACTACCTTTTAATGAATGATGTATTTATTAATAAAGAAATTAATAGGAATAAATAGGATAGAAGCATAAAGCGCACCAAATTTGCAATAATGAGGTCCAAACCTTATGCATAATAACAAATTTTGTTCAACGCACTGACCCCTTGTTTggcaaatgtgtctttatctcatTAGCTGACCTTGGTGAGTTGGTGTCCAATGAGAAAGGAGTTATTTTCTTTGTCTCCCCCCCCTCCtttattgtgtgtttttttttaaaattttcatatcaTGCTTTGAATCTGGTTAGTGACTAGGAAGGATCTCCAACTGAGAATGTTTTCTTGCAGATTTCTCCAGGAGTCTGGTATTTTGGCCTTTTTAATGGCAATGGACCTGTGAGAACACAATCAAAAATGGTAAGAATCGTTAACACAAGCTTACGAATGTCTTCTGCATTACTTGTTCTGTAAAATCTTCCCTTATTTGAGTTTATTGTTTTATTGTCACCACAGTACCAGCAATATATAACCATTAGATAGAAGAATTTTGTCAACCATAGTTGAAAATTTCAGTCTAAATATTGAAATTTTGACATTTATCCTGCCTTTGAGTTTCGACCAGATCGAAATGAAACCACCATCAAATTGTGTAATGCTTcccaattttatggtttatttcatctttttttaattgaatgTTGTATTTTATAGGGATAAATTATGTGTAGACTAGGCTATATAAGTGAAATGTTACAATAGTCTATGTTGTACACTAGCAACCTAGGGTCTGAAGCTAAACTaccattttggtttttttccccCATCCAATCTAATGATAATGATTTAAACATGTGTTAAGATGTTTAAATAGGCACTACAAGAAGTTTCAGGGCAAAATTTCATCATTTGGCCACCAAAATGGCCATTTCGAGTTGACCTGCAAAATGGGCCAAATTTCGATCCCATTTCGTAGATTTTGACAATATATTTCAGTTTTGACCGGGGTCAAAATCCTGCTCGAAACCGAAATTTGGAACCTTGGTGTCGACAGAAGTTCATTCTTCACTGGTGGTCAGAGTCATATATATTGTAAGACAAAAGTAGGAAATGTGTTATACTTTTTGGAATTCATTGATGTAGATTACTTAAATGTTACCAGAACAAGTTACCAAATTGTTACAAGAGAAAATGAGAAGGTTGGTTAAAATCAATGGTTCAGGTTGACAAGCAAGGGAAATTAAGGATTCTGAGATTTTTTCCTGCAGTCATCTTTGCCATTTCATATGATCTGTCACAagctttttttttatccctttcCCCCCCACTTTTCTGGTGTACCGACAAAAGGCTTTTGCTTCATTAGAAGCGAAAAGGTTGCTTCTAGAAACCATAGATGGGTCATGGGTGAAAACCTTATTTATAATTTCTCTTGTCAATTCATTGATATTCCTTCATTCTCTAATGGATGTTTGAAGCCATGATTACAGGGATGTCTTTCTTAGGCcatatttggtatgatttctatttcaattttggatagatttaatgaaataaacaaataattttttttgtcaagaatttgaagttgttttggttgtatcaatatgaaatatttcaagaataagaaatccatttggtagttcaatttctgagataaattctctatatttctttgggagacgGAGGTGGTGgcaggggtgggggtgggggcggAGGCGGGGTGGTAGTAAAagtggtggtagtggtgtgaccatcaggagaagaagggtggtgttttatttttaacagaAAATTACTACTTTGGTAACTTTGCCcgtcaaattaaccatgtgctcattaaagagcaagatttgaatcaattttaatttcaaaattgaaacagctcctcagctatttcagaatttctcttccatttgatttctatttcactgaaataagatgcaaaaatcaaaccaaacaatttccgaaatagaaatcaccccccgaaattgaaattgaaatcatacaAAATCAGGCCTTAGATCCATGTTTTCTTGATTCTATCTCTGGCTTATAGTGAAGTACACATAATCTATTGACTACTACTTCTGTGGCAACGATGCAGATTTCTCGAGGCTCATCATTCTCCTTCAGTGGCAACATAAGTGTGGAAGGATGCACAACCTTGACAATGTTAGGCCCATATTGCAACCAGACAGTTGATCTACTATCTTGCGCAAGATCTGATGTCTATGGGGGTCCAAAAAATCTTTCAGTATCTGACATATACAACAAGACAGTGAAAAATGTCATTGATTGCAGAAATTCATATGAAGATAAATGCCATGGAAATGGTGAGCGAAAGATATACTCTTTGGAGATACTAGGGACAGCAGTGCAGTTGACAATTATGGCTACAGGTGTCAGATTCAATCAAACACCTTCTGCAATTGGCACACAGGATTATAGTGAAATTATTCTTATGTGTTATGCTCGGCATGGTTCGATTCCACTGACTACCTTGCATGATTATTCCGGTGATATAAGTAAAAAACCTTTGGTTATTGATTTTCCAAAGGAAGGTAACTGGTACTTTACTATTCAACCTATCAATCAGTCAGACGTCCATGGGAGGATGGTAGAACAGAATATCAACAGTAATGTTTGCTATTCTTTGGAGTGGCAAGCAATTGAATGTCCTGTGGGAAAGAGTGGACCAAACTGTACATGGCAAAGCTATATGCTCCAGGTGAAACTATTGATGAACATTTTTTTCCTAAACATTTTATTTTGCCAAGTTCTTCCATTTTTGAGTTCCCATGAGTGTTTAGTTGATCAATCTTAATTTTTCAATATGGATATCCACTGTCAACTTGGGCTTGAATCAGAAGCCTGGTGAGCAAACTTAACAAAGCAATGATGAATCCACTGAGTTAACAGGTAAGAAGTTACCAGGAAAGATGAGTGGTGTGTATGTAAGCACTGAAAGGCAGCGAAGATAGATCTTAGGTAGAAAAGACTCGAAAGAGGCCAAAAACGTAACTGCAGGAATTCTTCTATTGATGTGGTCGGACTCTATTACGGATTTCTGACCATATTCTCCATAGGGACCTCTTATCTCTTCCTTCTCCGAGCTTGGGTTATGGAAGAAGGAACTGAAAAGAACAAGAAGTCAACAACTGGTTTTATTACGGGACAGCTGATGATGTTCATATCGATCTATCATGCGCAGCTACATCTAGCATTGGGTAGACCTCATACAGTAACTGTTCTAGTTCTATCGTATCTTAATTCAAGACCTGCTTCAGGGTTTATGTCTCCACCCTAGCCATGCTGGGCAACAAAAACCATTCACAAGGTTGAGTTTGAACTGAGGAAATGGCTCAAATAGACCAACTCTCTATCTGCAGGATAAAAATGGGAATGAAAAAGGATTGACCATGAATTCCATTCCTTGATCTATTTTAAGGATTGCCTAAATTGATAAGAAGCCTCACCCCAGCGGATATTTGTTATTGATagagaaataaaaactaaatacaCTTGACACTCAACTTATTTCTTTGGTTCCTTGCATTCATTCACTTAGATTGGTAGAAGTTCCTGGTAGAATATTGGGTGGCCAAGATGATTTTGACCTGGTTATTctacagactttgagaactacAACAATTTCAAAGAACCcatatcattaaatcattctctCTCCAATATGAGTTACTTTACTGCTGGGTAGCGGGTGCACTTCAGCCCCATAAATACTGCAAAGAACAAAATAGGATCTTCTACGCTAATGGCTATTGGCTATCCATGAAATGGACAGCATAAAAATTGCTGTCCCTCTCAGATCTAAAGATTGATACGTTCTTCTGAATTCCTTCAGGTTAGATATCTCCAAAAATTCAACCAGCGAcacttccaaaaataaaaaaaggatttcCAAGGGTGAAGGTTCCACAGGATCCAACCATGCTTAGCAAAGCATTAGAAGGccttttggtttctctctctccccccaccccttgATTAAAATGGATAGGttacctttttatttctttgctgCCCTTCTATAGGGAACCTTTTCTGACTCCACTTATCTACTGTGTCAGTGGGCCTTCTGGCCTCTGGGATTCAACCAAAGGCCAAAATGCATCCCATGGGACTCTATTGTTGCTTCATTTTGAATATTTATGCTTGAGAAACAAAACAATTAATTATTTGTACTCTTTCAGTTTTTCTCCTTTGAATCTGTAATGTATCCATTTCGTGGAGCGATATCCATCTCTTTTATCAGTCATAAACACATTTCCTCCTATGAATCTCTGCATCTCATTGAACTTGATCcccatattttttatattcaaatATAAATTCTTACGTTATCAGAACTTGcttccaatttttctttttgttttctcattCTAAATCatgttgaattgcagtttatttttctaatatttttttcttaccGTTGATGCTTGAAGAAAATCATTTGCAGGAGTAATGTATTGACCAGCTGAGAATGGTTGTCTGCAGACAGTTCTTAGGAAAAACCCGTCTGGTCCTTTTGAATCTTATTATTTGCCAATGGATGAAAAGATCTCCTTACAGTCGGGATTTGATTTTCCTCTGGAGCCCCTTTTAAGCAACATCTCTATTGGGGACAAATTAGATTTTGCCTGGACTTATTTTATTCTGGACATTCCCCGTGGCGCGGCTGGAGGAAATATACATATCCAACTAGATTCAGATGCAAAACTGGACTATGAAATATATGCCAGGTTTGGAGGATTACCATCTCTTGATACCTGGGATTATTACTATTCAAACAAGACGAGCTATAGCAATGGATCCATGTTTTTCAAATTGtatgattcaagtgatgaagaatccaatttttATATCCTATATGCTGGAGAAGGAACTTGGAGTTTTGGGTTAAAGCATCCAGTTCATATAAGCAGTTCTTCTCAAACGACTATGTCTATTTCTGTTGAGAGTTGCCCACAAGGATGCTCCTCTCAGGGAAAGTGTCGCTCTGTTGTGGAGGCCAGTGGATTGACCTTGTACAGGTTACATATTCATATCTTATGCTTTTCTTGAGATCTCTTGAATGATTGCAGTGTTATTCTGCATGAGGACTTCAGAGTTGGTTTCAATTTTATTCTCTGCATGCAGAACCTGTTATTGCTAACATTTACTACATGTTAATTTTCAGCTATTGTTCTTGTGATCGGAGACACGGAGGCTTTGATTGCAGTGTTGAAATAGTTACACATAAAGGTAATTTCATTTCAAATTATATTAGAATTGGTATTTTGTATATCTTTGGCAATTGATTTATCGATGTTAAAAGATTGCTGCAGTCCCAAATAGGAAAATGAAAAGTAGTTGTGTGTCAGCTGAGAAAAATATTTCTCCCAACTACTTGCACTTGGGTAAATGCCTTGCCATTCCAATCTACCTAGGTTCATATATCCTTTTAAATCTTAGTAATCCCTTTCTTTTATGGCCACTTTGCCCGAAGTCCTTTTCAGTCTTCCCTTGACCTTTTTGTGCCTTAAACTTGCATAATATCAACAGAACCATCTCAGTTGAACCTCCCCCATTTTGTCCCCATTGTTGTTACCGTGAATGTATTCATTTCTTTCACAAAGTAATTGTTATGCATCATTAATTGTATGTTATGTTACTGTTTCTCTGATATCTGGGAGAAGGATCAATTCCAAGCTTGCCTATGTGGACCATGCGGTGTTTCGATACCAGTTTTTTGGGCCTCTTGAATGGATGGGTTGGCAGTGACTATTCAACAACCAAAAACTATGATGGTATTTTCTAAGTATGGTTATGGTGGTGCATTCTGACTGCAATAAAACCCTCAAATATGCAATTTTAGGGTATGAGATATTAAACAAATGTTATTGTATTGGAGTGGTAAATAcctagaaaaaaagaaggaaagtaaACAGTAACAACCATGTTTTGAGGGCTGAATgcataaaaataataaagacaACGTTTTAACAAATAACAAAGTCAAGAGGCCAAAATGGTTTACCCTTAAAGCGTGACTAGTCATACTTAGGTTTCCGACTTCTTGGTGGCGCCTGACTAATGTCTGAGTTGGTTTGTCCATGCCCAACATGGCAGTTGTTTAATAACCCAAATTGTTTCTAAATTGACCAGAAAATTTATTGTAAGCTGGGTCTCAACCAATCTATTGAAGCCACTTGATATGGGCCAACCGGTTGCCTTACTCATTGATAAGACCTAATTTTTCAGGAAGCATCTTTACTTAGAACAGCCTCTTCAGTGGCTTGCCAATCAATCTGTCGTTCAACTTGGTGATGCATCTACTAGGTCTAATAATTTAACTATTGCATGTTTTCATGACCTAATGCAGGGCATATATGGCAGTCCATTGCTCTTATTGCATCAAATGCAGCAGCCATACTACCTGCATTATGGGCACTTCGTCAAAAGGTAAAGCCTACTTCTATGTACCCTATGAGGCTGGAAATTATGAAGAATTAAAAATCTATTATTGAATGGAATACAAATCAAAAGAGAGCTTAGGAAGGGTGTTCTTGTTTATACTATAGTTCTTGATAAACATGAAGAAATCAATTGTACTTATTATCTCTCTAATTCCTTATGAGTTTGTCTGCTTCAAATGATTTAAAAGTAATGTTTTTTCGGACCAAGAGTCTCTTTATTTGTCTAATACTGCAatccattttcttttgatttcttggttttttatttttctattaatGATAAACCGTAACCCACAAACTCTGTGGACCTCTATTGTTCTCTGTAGGCATTTGCAGAGTGGGTTCTCTTTACTTCTAGCGGAATATCAAGTGGATTATATCATGCATGCGATGTAGGCACCTGGTGTATTCTTTCCTTCCATGTTCTACAGGTAAATGGGTTGCTTCTGTAAATCTTTAGgtagaaaattcaaaagaaaggTTGAAGAATTATACGGAGATGAAGTTCCCCTTAATGAATAagaaactaaaaactaaaacttcAGTTGGTTTTTATTCAATATTTGTGTGGTCTACTTTATCCATGTTGGACAGAATACGTATAGTTTATTTGCATTGGGATAACAACAACCAAATCTTGTTGGTTCTAGGTTTTTCCTATATGTTACCAGCAtggttgtcacggcatctaggtgacccaaggcaaCCAAGTTAACACCAGTTGTCAAGGCTCCTGGATGCCAAAGCGGTaacctaggcgacaccttgacaactatggttaccAGGATTTAGCATCACCCTTGCAAATTGTTTATCCATACATTCAGACAGGGATTTGGCATCGAGttcctgcatttttttttttttgggggggggatcCTAATCTCTTCTCAAACAGGTGGTGTAATAGATAATAACAAAACCTTTTATTTTGAAATCCTCTTTATAAATTAGAGAAAAGGTACAGTTGGAACATGAAGCATGTTTATATCTTAATTTGATCCCAATAGAActatgaaaattattttataataaaaggaaTTCATTATATATTTAAAAGATTGTGAAAAAAACTATATTCCTCCGGAGTCCcaaatcttaatttttttatttgcaaAGTCCCACATCTTGTATTGGCGTGGAACCTCAACACCTATACCCACATCCTGGTAAATTTGGCTTTCGTCATAGGAAACCCAGAAAAGCACTATGAGAATAGGCAGCAGTTGTTCATAGAAAATGCTAATAATATCCAAATAAATGACTTCAAGTAGTATGACCAAAGAAGGTTTAGTGAAGATCAGATACAGTATAACTTGGAATCAAACTAAGACCAATAACTGCATCAATAACTCGGTAAAGACTGTGTGTATAAACATAATGACCTATTATGTAATGGAAAATATGTCCATATATGCAGTGGAAAGGtaaagtgatgcagattcatcactgaaatgggcttgttttattaggaataagtctagggttgggttctatacatgttgggcttaTGGTCCattgggttttcaatgtaataggccactttaatggcctaaactatgggtaataaggttgcatacgggattagctagtttgtttctttactttgtttatttttaagttgttttggaTTAGTTCAATTGAACCAGTTTtatgtggttcaatttaagttacaagtaaatgttattaagtgttttagttgggctggattaggattctataagtccagttaTTTTTTaagtctgttttcttttttatttcagtttcctagtcaatttaagttttcttattagttaaggattgggttctgctttccttttcagtgtttgagttttctatataaggttgtaagggggcaagcATTGAACAagaattttataaataaagttgcTGTTTTTGCTTGCCTCTTCATGTTTGAAGatctcttgtgtttgatcaagatCCCTTGTGTTTGATTAAGGAACCCCTTGTGTGCGATCAAGGTAggctggtgtttgatccaatcgaaccTCCTTGTTGatgtgtgaagcccgggtgttATTTTCTGTTGTTCTTATTATTCCATCATATTCTTTATCCATTAACAAGTAATTCTTCGGTTTTTCTGCAACTAGAACCTTTGCTTCTAGAAGTTCATATGCAAGGCCTTTTTTGCATGAATTCTGTCTAGGGCAATCCGACCATTAGAATCCTTCAATATTTTGACCCATTCTTCATCAACCCTAATTAGAAACTCGATTCCAATTGGGTAAAATTCTGACCTTCTGATCTGTAATTATTTCAGGTTTCCTATTATGCCCCTAGTCCCCATTAAAATCTgcacttcatcttcaacctctaaACCCTAATTGCAGTAgctaaattactattttacccttaatccTATTGCTAATAGGAATCACTCTGAACTCCTAGTCTAACCACTTGATTGGACTGAAATTTTCAGTAATCATTCCCCTCCATACCCCCTATACTCGACCTCACTTCCAGCCCCATTCATCCATCTAATTTTGTGTTATTGATAATCTCCCCAAATCTGGAATTATTCTCTGTGAAAAGATCTTGTTTGGCTACTGTTTTGATCATTCAAATGCTGTACTACATTCTGAAGTATTTGTGATGTAGTTAATGGCGTCCAATCAGGCCTATCAGACCTTGGaatactttattttggcccatggttaGGTTttatgggccttgggcttgttATTTTTGGGCTTAATTAATGTAATGGACTTCTTTTATTAGCCAAAAGTTGGTATTTAAGGGGTAGACGGGATTAAGTTGATGGATAATATTATGTGGGGTCCATCAGTAGATGTTTAGTATTAGGGAGTCTTTTAGTTCTTTTAAAGtcttattttagggtttttactaGTTAGGAAGTCTATCTTCACTAGactaatatttctttttttatttaaagcttGTTGATGCGGTAGCACTCGattggttggaccagcatgatcGGCTTTGGAAACCTAAAGCCATACGGAACCGCCCCAACCCAGGTTGTGGTCCAATAAGGGCTGGTAATAGTTTAAtctttatgtcttttattttcttatgcttTCTTTGGGTAGGATACGTAGGAGATGGTAGGCTGGTTATTTTTTAactctattttagttttagagttGGATTAGGAGATAGAGTTTGGGTGCAGGTTAGTTTCAGTCTTACATTCTAGTTAGTAGTATTTTGATTTTTCGTTTATTTATACCTTGTAATCCATCGCTggaaaaacaaatttgaaatagAGATTGAATTGCTTAGCTTGAGTGTGTGTTTATTTGATTCCCTCGCTCCTGATGCAGATCTTAAGACCTACATCCGTAGGAAGAAGTCCAAGTGATAGTTAAATAGTTGCTGTTTTGTTtgccatacttagtttatttcaagTCTTTTTAAGTCTTTATGTTTGGGTCCACACCTTTCCACACATAGAGATGTTGTGTTTTGTATTGCAAGTCAGCTAGGTGGAGTTCACTCCTAGTCTGATTTGGAGAACTTGGCCTTAGGCCTATAAATAAACCAAATCGTGGGGAGTCTCATTACCCACgaattttagaaagaaaaaacgaagCTGGAGCTCTGCAACTTGTCTTCCTTGCGAAGAaaatcttgtgtttgatcaagatTTGAAGGAATCGATGTTTGATCCGGTTGACACCTtccggtgtgaagcccgggtggttcattGGCTACTATTCTTCATCCTCTACTGCTGTGCTACTGTTTGGGAGATCTGAATTCATTGAGTTCATTATCGCATATTCTACAGACCTTAATTTCAATatcagaaaaattaaataaataattgtaTACAGTGAAGCACCTAACACTAGCTGAGCCGCTGGTGCAAAGGATTTACAGAAAAAGGGAAGTACCTTAACTTTTGTGTCACTTCTTTGTTCATATCTATGTTATCAAAATAGATCTACAATTAGCTTTCGATCTGCCATTGAGGCTGTCAGGTTCTATTGTGCGAATGCTTGCTTAATCATTATTGTGACTTCGTTTCAGTGAGTAAATATTTTTAACTGTGATATGGTGTCAGTTTATGGACTTCTGGCTTTCTTTCATGGCTGTTGTGAGCACTTTTGTGTACCTTGCTGCCATTGATGAAGTCTCCAAGAGGACAATTCATACATGTGTGACAATTCTTACAGCTCTCATGGCTGAAACTGGTGCAACCAGGTAAATGGATGTGGTCTtatgtattattttttagaGTTGTTGTGGTAGATTGTTAAAATATAATTTGCCTCTGCAGGTCTGCCAATATAATTATTGTCATATCTATAGGAGCTCTGGGCCTTGTCACTGGATGGCTGATAGAGTTCTCTACACAATATAGATCAATATCTTGGTCAGCAGAATTATGTCTTAATATTCCTGAAAGGTGTGTTCCCTTTACCTGAcaagttgcaggttttgttttAAATTATCAATCTTTCTGAGCACCGATTGAAGGGTAGGTGACCTTAGAATAGCTTTCTCATTACTTTCATCATTTGTATTTAGATGACCTGTTATGTGCTGTGTACCCATTGAAGTTTACTCAAATTTTTATTCTCAATGGGGtagcaattaaaaaaaaggggtataGCACAGCCAAAAACGGAACAGAGTTTaattaaccccccccccccaaaaaaaaagaagaaggttgtctCATTGCTAAAGGGTTCCCATCTCAAATATTGTATTTCAGAAAGAAGGGGGGGATGCTTGAATACTTGGTTATTGAAGGTTCTAGTGATCTGGTGTTAGAGAGTGGACTATTTCACATGAATACTGGTGCAATTGGTGGAACCTGCCAAGGAAACATTGTGTTAGACTTGGTGATCCCCAAAAGGTTGGATTTGTTGACTAGGATAAATATtcagcaaagaaaataaagaaagtcATAAAATATACCAACTTATTCCTCCCAAATCAAACCTCGCTTTCCAGCCCAAAGTTAAAGTCTTTGACTCTGTAAAGCATAAGCA is a window encoding:
- the LOC122665353 gene encoding uncharacterized protein LOC122665353 isoform X2, encoding MAKIPILNSGVGLCFLLFFSSLLVHCSSSDEEIGFNAFKVSSFHYSEIKLDPYDWRYIRVDLPPCFSSMSVTLKTDVDIDKRTIKRLPRNTLPLICFRGRSLPLPDISDSSFTALDTFSNISTGGMRIHPSEEQCHLLEKNITVTLTNEQISPGVWYFGLFNGNGPVRTQSKMISRGSSFSFSGNISVEGCTTLTMLGPYCNQTVDLLSCARSDVYGGPKNLSVSDIYNKTVKNVIDCRNSYEDKCHGNGERKIYSLEILGTAVQLTIMATGVRFNQTPSAIGTQDYSEIILMCYARHGSIPLTTLHDYSGDISKKPLVIDFPKEGNWYFTIQPINQSDVHGRMVEQNINSNVCYSLEWQAIECPVGKSGPNCTWQSYMLQTVLRKNPSGPFESYYLPMDEKISLQSGFDFPLEPLLSNISIGDKLDFAWTYFILDIPRGAAGGNIHIQLDSDAKLDYEIYARFGGLPSLDTWDYYYSNKTSYSNGSMFFKLYDSSDEESNFYILYAGEGTWSFGLKHPVHISSSSQTTMSISVESCPQGCSSQGKCRSVVEASGLTLYSYCSCDRRHGGFDCSVEIVTHKGHIWQSIALIASNAAAILPALWALRQKAFAEWVLFTSSGISSGLYHACDVGTWCILSFHVLQFMDFWLSFMAVVSTFVYLAAIDEVSKRTIHTCVTILTALMAETGATRSANIIIVISIGALGLVTGWLIEFSTQYRSISWSAELCLNIPERWQNIRGWMSYFFGTLRKRFRWAFVLMGFVALSMAAISWKLENSESYWIWHSVWHVTIYTSSFFFLCSKVTIINDESHGPVDGEYELTWQDSFPRRE
- the LOC122665353 gene encoding uncharacterized protein LOC122665353 isoform X1, which translates into the protein MAKIPILNSGVGLCFLLFFSSLLVHCSSSDEEIGFNAFKVSSFHYSEIKLDPYDWRYIRVDLPPCFSSMSVTLKTDVDIDKRTIKRLPRNTLPLICFRGRSLPLPDISDSSFAALDTFSNISTGGMRIHPSEEQCHLLEKNITVTLTNEQISPGVWYFGLFNGNGPVRTQSKMISRGSSFSFSGNISVEGCTTLTMLGPYCNQTVDLLSCARSDVYGGPKNLSVSDIYNKTVKNVIDCRNSYEDKCHGNGERKIYSLEILGTAVQLTIMATGVRFNQTPSAIGTQDYSEIILMCYARHGSIPLTTLHDYSGDISKKPLVIDFPKEGNWYFTIQPINQSDVHGRMVEQNINSNVCYSLEWQAIECPVGKSGPNCTWQSYMLQTVLRKNPSGPFESYYLPMDEKISLQSGFDFPLEPLLSNISIGDKLDFAWTYFILDIPRGAAGGNIHIQLDSDAKLDYEIYARFGGLPSLDTWDYYYSNKTSYSNGSMFFKLYDSSDEESNFYILYAGEGTWSFGLKHPVHISSSSQTTMSISVESCPQGCSSQGKCRSVVEASGLTLYSYCSCDRRHGGFDCSVEIVTHKGHIWQSIALIASNAAAILPALWALRQKAFAEWVLFTSSGISSGLYHACDVGTWCILSFHVLQFMDFWLSFMAVVSTFVYLAAIDEVSKRTIHTCVTILTALMAETGATRSANIIIVISIGALGLVTGWLIEFSTQYRSISWSAELCLNIPERWQNIRGWMSYFFGTLRKRFRWAFVLMGFVALSMAAISWKLENSESYWIWHSVWHVTIYTSSFFFLCSKVTIINDESHGPVDGEYELTWQDSFPRRE